A single Cyclopterus lumpus isolate fCycLum1 chromosome 1, fCycLum1.pri, whole genome shotgun sequence DNA region contains:
- the cxxc4 gene encoding CXXC-type zinc finger protein 4 — MANITNALCIENGLNADVSLLQKDILQDGGLSQLLDYNAEMERYRSFANFYKANGAFPQTAKIARITTPIFPSARIGMSPWNCDNAMLWGRKSAAINPNRTSMHRNDSQRPGKPGVLPETLQMANNNFLSTLSPEHCRPLAGECMNKLKCGAAEAEIMNLQERVGTFSAIPALGGISLPPGVIVMTALHSPAASAAVTDSAFQIANLADCPQNNSSVSSGNPAKKKRKRCGVCAPCRRLINCGVCSSCRNRKTGHQICKFRKCEELKKKPGSSLERTPVNTGEAFRWFF, encoded by the coding sequence ATGGCTAACATAACCAATGCGCTTTGCATTGAAAACGGACTGAATGCAGATGTGTCTCTCTTACAAAAGGATATTCTTCAGGACGGTGGATTAAGCCAGCTTTTGGATTATAACGCAGAAATGGAAAGGTACAGGTCTTTTGCAAACTTTTATAAAGCCAATGGGGCATTTCCACAGACTGCTAAGATTGCCCGCATCACAACGCCAATTTTTCCCAGTGCTAGAATTGGCATGTCCCCTTGGAACTGCGATAACGCCATGCTCTGGGGAAGGAAATCAGCGGCAATAAACCCTAATAGGACCAGCATGCATAGAAATGACTCCCAGAGGCCGGGGAAGCCTGGCGTGCTGCCAGAGACGCTGCAAATGGCAAATAATAATTTCCTCTCTACCTTATCCCCCGAACACTGCAGACCTTTAGCAGGAGAATGCATGAACAAGCTGAAATGCGGCGCTGCTGAAGCAGAGATAATGAATCTCCAAGAACGCGTTGGAACTTTTTCCGCTATCCCGGCTTTAGGGGGCATCTCATTACCTCCCGGGGTCATCGTCATGACAGCCCTTCACTCCCCCGCAGCCTCAGCAGCCGTTACAGACAGTGCGTTTCAAATTGCCAATCTGGCAGACTGCCCACAGAATAATTCCTCGGTATCCAGTGGAAACCCAgcgaagaagaaaaggaaaaggtgtGGGGTCTGTGCACCCTGCAGGCGGCTAATCAACTGTGGTGTCTGCAGCAGTTGTCGGAACCGCAAAACGGGCCACCAGATCTGCAAATTTAGGAAATgcgaggagctgaagaagaagccAGGCTCGTCGCTGGAG